A single window of Jaculus jaculus isolate mJacJac1 chromosome 14, mJacJac1.mat.Y.cur, whole genome shotgun sequence DNA harbors:
- the LOC101598656 gene encoding vomeronasal type-1 receptor 4-like — MASRNLMMGIMFLSQTALGVLGNCACLGYFILTDTTGRKAKPTDVIVKHLIGANFMILLFKGIPHTMAAFGMIYFLGDVACKLIFYFYRVARGVSLGSISLLSIFQAILIKPCNSNSLQIKIREPKIIGSSLGLSWVLQLLLNAFVPMIMTDIVEARNLTVIRDFAYCVLIDPNHLRQPLYVFLLSSIDVLCVGLMVWASGSMVLVLWKHKQRVQHIHSSLSRLSSPETRATQSILALVSIFMLLYLNSSILTLCFPVFYVTSGWLVNAKVAMSACFPAVCPFVLLTHYTTVSKLRCNCSREEAQEPHIVKKL; from the coding sequence atggcctccagaaACCTGATGATGGGAATCATGTTCCTGTCACAGACGGCACTGGGCGTCCTGGGGAACTGCGCCTGCCTTGGCTACTTCATTCTCACTGACACCACAGGGAGAAAGGCAAAGCCCACAGATGTGATTGTCAAGCATCTTATTGGAGCCAACTTCATGATTCTTCTCTTCAAAGGAATCCCTCACACAATGGCTGCCTTTGGTATGATTTATTTTCTAGGTGATGTTGCCTGTaaactcatcttttatttttatagagtGGCCAGAGGAGTATCCTTGGGTTCCATATCCCTCCTGAGTATTTTTCAGGCCATATTAATAAAACCCTGTAATTCCAACTCACTACAGATCAAAATCAGAGAACCAAAGATCATTGGTTCTTCCTTGGGCCTGAGCTGGGTCCTGCAACTGCTGCTAAATGCCTTTGTTCCCATGATTATGACAGACATCGTGGAGGCAAGAAATCTGACTGTGATTAGAGATTTTGCATACTGTGTTCTTATAGATCCTAATCATCTTCGCCAGCCATTATATGTGTTCCTGTTGTCCTCCATTGATGTCCTGTGTGTGGGACTCATGGTGTGGGCAAGTGGCTCCATGGTACTTGTGCTATGGAAGCACAAACAAAGGGTCCAACACATTCATTCATCCCTGTCTCGTCTGTCATCACCTGAGACCAGAGCCACCCAGAGCATCCTTGCTCTTGTGAGTATCTTTATGTTATTATACCTAAACTCTTCTATCCTAACTTTGTGTTTTCCTGTTTTTTATGTGACCTCTGGGTGGCTGGTCAATGCCAAAGTAGCAATGTCTGCATGCTTCCCAGCCGTCTGTCCCTTTGTGCTCCTCACCCACTATACCACTGTGTCTAAGCTCCGCTGTAACTGTTCACGTGAGGAAGCACAGGAACCTCATATAGTCAAAAAGCTCTAG